A genome region from Dreissena polymorpha isolate Duluth1 chromosome 16, UMN_Dpol_1.0, whole genome shotgun sequence includes the following:
- the LOC127862297 gene encoding tubulin beta chain-like gives MREIVHIQAGQCGNQIGSKFWEVISDEHGIDPTGNYNGDADTQLERINVYFNEASGSKYVPRAILLDLEPGTMDSVRSGPFGALFRPDNFVFGQSGAGNNWAKGHYTEGAELVDTVLEVIRKEAENCDCLQGFQLTHSLGGGTGSGMGTLLISKIREEYPDRIMTTFSVMPSPKVSDTVVEPYNATLSIHQLVENTDETFCIDNEALYDICFRTLKLTTPTYGDLNHLVSATMSGITTCLRFPGQLNADLRKLAVNMVPFPRLHFFVPGFAPLTSRGSQQYRALTVPELTQQMFDAKNMMAACDPRHGRYLTVAAMFRGRMSMKEVDEQMLNVQSKNSAYFVEWIPNNVKTAVCDVPPRGLKMSATFVGNTTAIQEIFKRVSEQFTAMFRRKAFLHWYTGEGMDEMEFTEAESNMNDLVSEYQQYQDATCEEEEEEAAEGEEEEEA, from the exons ATGAGAGAAATCGTTCATATACAGGCCGGGCAATGCGGAAATCAAATAGGATCAAAG TTCTGGGAGGTGATATCAGACGAGCATGGCATCGACCCCACCGGAAACTACAATGGCGACGCGGACACGCAGTTGGAGAGGATTAACGTCTACTTTAACGAAGCTTCCG GTAGCAAGTATGTGCCTCGAGCCATTCTGTTGGACCTTGAGCCGGGGACCATGGATTCGGTCAGATCGGGACCATTCGGGGCGCTATTCAGGCCCGACAACTTCGTGTTCGGACAATCCGGAGCGGGGAACAACTGGGCTAAAGGCCACTACACGGAAGGTGCTGAACTAGTCGACACAGTCCTTGAGGTCATCCGGAAAGAGGCAGAAAACTGCGACTGCCTCCAAGGGTTTCAG TTGACGCACTCGCTAGGAGGAGGTACTGGAAGTGGCATGGGGACGCTGCTGATCAGCAAGATCCGGGAGGAGTACCCGGACCGCATCATGACCACCTTTTCCGTGATGCCATCACCAAAG GTCTCGGACACGGTTGTCGAACCTTACAACGCGACACTGTCCATCCATCAACTCGTAGAAAACACAGATGAAACTTTCTGCATTGACAACGAGGCCCTGTATGACATCTGCTTCCGGACGCTCAAATTGACCACGCCCACTTACGGCGACCTGAACCACTTAGTTTCTGCCACCATGTCCGGCATCACCACGTGCTTACGATTCCCGGGGCAGCTGAACGCTGACCTCCGTAAGCTGGCTGTCAACATGGTTCCCTTCCCGCGTCTCCATTTCTTTGTGCCCGGTTTCGCGCCGCTAACATCGCGCGGGAGCCAGCAGTACCGCGCATTAACGGTTCCGGAGCTGACTCAGCAGATGTTCGACGCAAAAAACATGATGGCGGCGTGCGATCCGCGTCATGGGCGATACCTTACCGTCGCCGCCATGTTTCGTGGCCGGATGTCAATGAAGGAGGTCGACGAACAAATGCTGAACGTCCAGAGTAAGAACAGTGCGTATTTCGTGGAATGGATTCCGAACAACGTTAAAACCGCCGTCTGCGACGTTCCACCACGTGGTCTTAAAATGTCCGCTACGTTCGTTGGTAATACGACGGCTATTCAAGAAATCTTTAAGCGCGTTTCCGAGCAGTTCACGGCCATGTTCCGTCGCAAGGCTTTCCTTCACTGGTACACCGGCGAGGGTATGGACGAGATGGAGTTCACCGAGGCCGAGTCGAACATGAACGACCTGGTGTCCGAGTACCAGCAGTACCAGGACGCAACTtgtgaggaggaggaggaggaagccGCGGAGGGAGAGGAGGAAGAGGAGGCATAA